The Tardiphaga alba genome includes a window with the following:
- a CDS encoding FecR family protein: MEHADNGQGSGDMIRREAWDWVLRLTSGEASRAELADLQNWCARSPLHADAFAQANERWKSFGPALENMARQPIGQSLAALIAEKPTRPLMGRRAFLGGALAASVAGAAVVAVRPPLGLWPSVTEMAADYRTATGEQRHIALADTGTVEMNTRTSLNLSIDLAGIDRIDLIAGEAAFATRAKGMAVMAGNGRTTTDTANFSVRCDGPNVTVTCVEGEVSVTLHGAAVTLRDNQQVAYATDRLGPLVPVEAAVVTGWREGELYFKNEPLSRVIDEVNRYRVGHIVLMNERLGRRRYTARFKLDRLETVVTQLEAAFGARVTKLPGAILVIT, from the coding sequence ATGGAACATGCAGACAACGGGCAGGGCAGCGGCGATATGATACGACGGGAGGCCTGGGATTGGGTCTTGCGCCTCACGTCGGGGGAAGCGAGCAGGGCTGAACTGGCCGATCTTCAGAACTGGTGCGCGCGTAGCCCATTGCACGCCGACGCTTTTGCGCAGGCAAATGAACGATGGAAATCGTTCGGTCCCGCCCTCGAAAATATGGCACGGCAGCCAATCGGACAAAGTCTAGCAGCGCTGATCGCCGAGAAGCCCACTCGCCCTTTGATGGGCAGGCGAGCTTTTCTCGGTGGGGCACTGGCAGCATCGGTGGCTGGAGCGGCAGTGGTGGCGGTTCGCCCGCCGCTTGGGCTGTGGCCATCGGTCACCGAGATGGCTGCGGATTATCGCACGGCCACCGGCGAGCAACGTCATATCGCATTGGCCGATACCGGCACCGTCGAAATGAATACGCGGACGAGCTTGAATCTCAGTATCGATCTCGCTGGGATCGATCGGATCGATTTGATTGCGGGGGAGGCGGCGTTCGCGACGCGTGCCAAGGGCATGGCCGTCATGGCAGGAAATGGTCGTACCACCACTGATACTGCAAATTTCAGCGTGCGATGTGATGGACCGAACGTCACAGTTACATGCGTCGAAGGCGAGGTTTCAGTGACCTTGCACGGCGCGGCTGTGACTTTGCGAGACAACCAGCAGGTTGCCTACGCCACCGACAGATTGGGGCCGCTCGTTCCCGTCGAAGCCGCCGTGGTGACCGGGTGGCGAGAAGGCGAGCTGTATTTCAAGAACGAACCGCTGTCGCGCGTAATCGATGAGGTCAATCGATATCGCGTCGGACATATCGTTCTGATGAATGAAAGGCTCGGTCGCCGTCGCTATACTGCACGTTTCAAGCTCGATCGGCTCGAAACAGTCGTCACGCAGTTGGAGGCGGCATTCGGCGCGCGCGTGACCAAATTGCCGGGCGCGATTCTCGTCATTACTTAA
- a CDS encoding DNA N-6-adenine-methyltransferase: MALHEQCVGATDEWYTPPHVFEALGCQFDLDVASPGLDVTPWIPAKECLLKDQDSLSWNWRGFVWMNPPFGGRGAIEPWLEKFFRHGSGVALTPDRTSAPWWQRQSTKADAILFVAPKLKFISADGKPGNSPAQGTTLFAAGSKAAQALRLAASRGLGVLMAPALSSKDGGPAS; encoded by the coding sequence ATGGCCCTCCATGAGCAATGCGTCGGCGCGACAGACGAGTGGTACACGCCGCCTCATGTCTTCGAGGCGCTGGGCTGCCAGTTCGACTTGGACGTGGCTTCGCCCGGCCTCGACGTGACGCCATGGATTCCGGCGAAGGAATGCCTGCTGAAGGATCAGGATAGCCTGTCCTGGAATTGGCGCGGCTTCGTCTGGATGAACCCGCCCTTCGGCGGCCGCGGCGCCATCGAGCCATGGCTGGAGAAGTTCTTTCGCCACGGGAGCGGCGTCGCATTGACGCCAGACCGGACGTCCGCGCCGTGGTGGCAGCGGCAATCGACCAAGGCCGACGCCATCCTGTTCGTTGCGCCGAAATTGAAGTTCATCAGCGCCGACGGCAAGCCTGGCAATTCACCGGCCCAGGGCACCACCCTTTTTGCGGCCGGCAGCAAAGCCGCGCAGGCATTGCGCCTCGCCGCTTCTCGCGGGCTCGGCGTCCTCATGGCTCCCGCGCTCAGCTCCAAGGATGGAGGGCCTGCGTCATGA
- a CDS encoding secretin and TonB N-terminal domain-containing protein, translating into MRTSGTQVFYETALTAGLTAKAVNGRFTADAALNELLAATGLIARRTDSDAFIIVPAPQQKAASTGLVAATGLRFMTALQKGVVDALCRSERTRPGSYKVAIEIWIAASGAFQRASLVGSTGDAERDRAVVEALSGVSLRMAPPPDSPQPFILSVGARRPHQSGDCSG; encoded by the coding sequence ATGAGGACCAGCGGAACACAGGTCTTTTATGAGACCGCACTGACAGCTGGTTTGACCGCGAAGGCGGTCAATGGCCGTTTTACGGCAGACGCCGCCTTGAATGAGCTGCTAGCTGCCACCGGATTGATCGCCCGTCGCACCGATTCCGATGCCTTCATTATCGTGCCGGCACCACAACAGAAGGCGGCATCGACCGGGCTGGTCGCAGCAACAGGTCTTCGCTTCATGACAGCGCTTCAGAAAGGGGTTGTCGATGCGCTATGTCGCAGCGAGCGAACGCGACCCGGATCCTACAAGGTGGCCATCGAGATCTGGATCGCAGCATCAGGTGCGTTTCAGCGGGCATCGCTGGTGGGCTCGACCGGAGATGCGGAGCGGGATCGTGCGGTGGTCGAAGCGCTGAGCGGCGTCTCTTTACGAATGGCGCCGCCGCCCGATAGCCCCCAGCCATTCATCCTGAGTGTCGGCGCGCGACGGCCGCATCAGAGCGGCGACTGCAGCGGCTAG
- a CDS encoding RNA polymerase sigma factor: MTGTTWTALRDLLALRYDDFRTRLIRQFGSEEIASETLHETWLRLDRPGSAGQVRSPPAFLMRIAANIAKDQQRAERRKTKRHEADEALDVADPAPDPARTVEAKLDLKKVEAAIAQLPKRTQAILMASRLNGMSHQAIADKLGISKRTVLYELKQAVVLLDVMLKNNSYSDCTDGG; this comes from the coding sequence ATGACGGGAACGACATGGACGGCATTGCGGGATTTGCTGGCCCTTCGCTATGACGACTTTCGGACACGTCTGATCCGACAGTTCGGATCGGAGGAAATCGCCAGCGAAACTCTGCACGAGACGTGGCTGCGGCTGGATCGTCCTGGCAGTGCCGGGCAAGTGCGTAGCCCTCCGGCATTTCTCATGCGAATTGCGGCCAATATTGCAAAAGATCAGCAGCGTGCGGAGCGCCGCAAGACAAAGCGGCATGAAGCGGACGAGGCTCTGGATGTTGCCGACCCCGCGCCGGATCCGGCGAGAACGGTCGAGGCCAAGCTCGATCTCAAAAAGGTCGAGGCGGCGATTGCGCAACTGCCCAAGAGGACGCAGGCCATCCTGATGGCATCGCGGCTGAATGGCATGTCTCACCAAGCTATTGCGGACAAGCTCGGCATCTCCAAACGTACGGTTTTGTACGAACTAAAACAGGCCGTCGTCTTGCTCGACGTCATGCTTAAAAATAATTCGTATTCGGATTGCACTGATGGCGGCTGA